The nucleotide sequence TCGGTCAAATGGCCAGGCCGGTCTGTGGGACTAAGTCTCAGTGGTTTGTCAAAAAGTGGTGTGACGTTCAGGATGTCGCGACTAGTTTTCTCTGGAATGGTCTCCTCCCAGTTCTGTGGCAACTTGGATCAAGTGCCATCCAGTCACTTCACCTGATCACCCCTGGCCGACCATTTGGGATTGCAGGTCTGAGGCACCCAGACCATGGCCCCGCCACATCTAGCTGCCTTGCCCAACTTTTGTTCCTTAAATATCTGCTTTGTTCATTGATTTATCACCAACCCGCATCGGCTACAGTACTGCAAGAGGCTCAAAGCACTGTTGGAGTCACATGACCTGTATGTGCATGTTCCACAATATCttaccaacaccaagactgAACTGGTACCTAACCAACAACTTGAATTCCTaacaccaaaacaccacaaatcAAGCCAGACATGAGCAATACCGATGGTGAAATTCTCCCAGGAGACCCAAGGTTTCAGCCTCGATTAAAATCTCAGTATGTGCTTGACCTGGGAAAACCGGACGATGCGGACTGTGGTCGTGGCGTCCAGGAGACGCTCGATGTCATCGCCGCGCTGGAAAGCTCTGGAATTCCTTGCTGCGTCGTCGGCACAAAGGGTCTGGTGTATTATGGCGCTCGCCGAGTTCCTATGGTTAGTATTTCCGTCGAGCTACGTCCAAAACAATGTGGTTTGCTGACTGCGAGTTGTTCAGAACTGGGAAATATGTGTCCCGACAGAGTCATTCAATAGAGCGATCACCTTGctcacctcaccccctcTGAACGAAAAGTACGAGGTATGGCACCGCGTCCTGCCGAGGCCTCAAACACTCATGCACACCTACCCCCGCTTCACGCTCAAGGGTGTCAACTTTTTTTTCATAATTGTGCCGGAATTTGAATGCCTTCTTTCTCCTAGCACGGACCAGTGCGAGCGCAGTGCGAGCGGGATCCCGTACCCCAAGCTGGAGCTGTTTGCCCAGAGCCTGATCGACCTGCAACAGTACGCTGATCTGGACGACCTCGTTGACGGAATGAATCTAGAGGAAGAGTGGGGCGAAACCAACCTAGAGCTCGACAAACCTCCGCCGCTCGAGCACATCCGGGAGAAGAATGACATGATTGCTCGCTCTCTACCAGAAGACATGCGCGACGTCACTCCGCTTGCCTTGCTGAGTGAGAGGACGAGGCCGGCGCGGGATGCATGGCGGCGCAGCGTGGGCACGAAGCATCGGAGGATCAACGATGAGCTGCAGAGACACAGGTACCTGACGAGGTTCCGGAAGGTCGGCTCGAAAGATCCGCGTGAGAATACGGACCGGGAGGTGTGACTGGTCTATCTGTTCTGGTAGTAGcctgttttgttttgtttttggctgAGTGCCTTGCTGAGTATATGTATGTTGCTCATATCTTCCATCTAATAAAATAAGAAATATACTGTAAGCCGTACAATGTATTCAGTGAACCCAAGAAATAACAGAAGAACGGCAACAAGATCTAGAGCTCCTTCAAAGGCCCAACAAAAGAAACTACCCCACAAAAAAAGCTACCTCAGTACGCATCCACCAGAAAACTATCCAGCTTCGGAGTAAAGAATTCAAAGCTCTGCTGATTAAAGACACACtaaagctcctcctcctcatcatacTGCTGCTGTCCTTTGCCCGTGCCCTTGCCCTTTCCTTTGCCTTTCCCATTGCCGCCGCTAGTATTACTACCCCAAATAGGCCTCAGAGGAAACCCGCAaatcccctccttctcccccttctttttaCCTCCCTAAACAATCCCCTCCAGCCGCTCAAAgtcctttccctcctccacccactcCATCAAGCTCTTCAGCACCTCCGTCGGCCAGGCGGCATTGTTAGGCTTGACCACCCCTAGCGGGTCCACAGTCCCAGGATCCCAATGAGAGCCCCCAGGTACTAAACACAGCTTATTCCACTTTGTCATCTCGGCATACCCCTGCTGCACCCCCAAACCAGGGTACATTATCTTCCTGGCTTTATCCTGATACATGGTCGACGAGACCGCGGGAATCATGGCATCAGCCTCCCCATACCGCACAATCATCTTACCCCCATTGGACTTAAACGGAGTGAGGTCCGGCCAGAAGGTAAAGATGGTAGACATGTACTTGCTCATCGCGTCGTTAACCCATTCGCGGATAACATCAGGGCTGACCTCATCCAGCGGCAGTCTAGCCGAGTAGACCTTCTTAATCAACAGGTTCACCACGGCAGGAGAGACAGGATTGGGATAGGACTCGAGCTGGTTCGTGGCCGGGTTGAAGACGGTAATAGAGTCGCTGAAATCCACGGAGGGGATGTAGAATGCCTGGACGAGCTTATTCTTCGAGTCGTACATACCGCGCCAGGTGTCGGCTACCACAACGGCTACTTTAGCGGAGACGGTGCCAGCAATAGGGGGTTAGCTGAGCTGGGGAACAGCGGAGCAGTTATAGGGGTTGCCAATTAAGGACGAGGCGTTAAAACGGGCGAAGCAGAGGTCTGTGCGGGCAACTACCCCGTCGGTTTTGCCGTCGAGGGGATCGCAGAAGGCGATGGCATCGGCGGTAATGCGAGCAAGCTCGCAGACAGAGGGGTAGTAGTCGTGTTTTCGCTAAGCGAGGGGACCGTGGTAGTAAAAGATGGGGTGGCAGATTACCGGGGAACCGACAGAGACGCCGTCAAAGGTTATACCGTACTTTTGGACATAGGACATGCCCTCGCGCCCGCCCTCGGAGCAGCCGTAGAAGTAAGAGTAGATTTGGGTCAAGTTGGAAGAGCGGTAGAACTTCCGTGTCAGTTCTTTGCCGAGAACCGTCATTTCGTACATAGCTCGGTAAGAGTACGCGATGAGGGCGTCGTAGTTCATAGCGCCGGGATGGGTGCTGTCTGGCAGAGCCGTGACAGAACCAGTGTTACACGTCAACAACCAACAGGCCTAGGCCACGGCCAACTGCATCTCCAACTGCAAGCCGACAGCCAGTCGTTGAAAGTGAAGCAGGCAATCAGAAGCAACTGCGCTTAAGGATGGATCTCACTAGCTCAAAGGAAAGTTGAAGGACTTAGCAATGGCCTGAGGCCAATAGGGCACGGGCTATGTGATGAAGGATAAATACGCGCTCAGGATCATTAGACTGTATTCCTTCTTCCTGGAACACAGACTTCGAGGCCATTAgagattattagcctgaattgaaccacGAAGTTCCAAGCTCTAATATtacagcccttgtcacaaCCAGCGATTAATTCAAGGCCCTGGAAGAAGTCGGGTGCTGGAAAGGATGATTCAACGAAAGATATTGTGTAGAAGTCCCGAAGGTTCGAACTACACGTGGATTTAACCATAAGACCGGCCACTACCAAAAGTTTTAGAAGCCCCATCGTGTCTCAGATATTCCCGTCAAGTTCTTGAGCTGCCTGGTGAGGAATCAGCAACCCATTTAAGGCGCTTCGTCTGGATATTTGTAGAGGATCATATTAGTAACCCCCTAGGGAACCCAGATTCTTGGCAAACAAGTCGATAGCTTAAGAGCTAGAGAGCTGGATAAATCCACTAAAACTCCTTTACTCCTCGTCAAAACGTCATCAAACAAGCTAAAGACTAGgatagaaaataaaataaactCCCATTTGCTACTATCTGCCCTTATAATTTATTCATGGTATCCCTGCAATGCGAAGTATGGGGTACACGGAATACGAGATCTCGACCCGATCAGGGGGATTGATGCCCCACTTTGAGGCTACCTCCACACACGCACCAACAACCCATGCACTAGGATTGTGTAACCACAGAATCTCTTAATCCCCCTTGGAAGGATGTTGTGGTACAATGGTATGACTGTTATTTGCCAATTTGGAAGGTCAGATTTCAATCCATTGTTGACGGATTGAGGCTATGTATCCGGAATCGTGTTCCCCCACATCTCCTACCAAGACCCTTATCATGTAGTTTGTTCTTGTTTAAGCTTCAAAGCTGAACTGAAGTAATAACTGCtgggtgaaggggttggcCCACTTACTTAACCGAAGGGCACCTACCTCTTTAGCGTGAGAGCTGCAGTTGAATCCGATCTGTTACTCAGGTAAGAACGATCCAATTGATTTTGCAATTAAGATAGTGAGTGCACCAATCACCGAGGTCCATCCTGCCATATTGTCAGTCCCCTTATGCCTGAAGGACTATTTTTCGGGCATCAGTCAGTATTTTCCGTCGTGATCCGCCACTTCTCCTCATAAGACCAATCGTCGAGGTTCAAACATCAAGATCAACTCCATCTGCCATTCGCTTATCGGATACCGCGTACTACATATGCAGCTATCCACCAGTTAGGATGGGCATGATACCTAGTAGGTCTCACAGCAGCGACCCAACAGGTCTTATACTTAACATACGCCGCACTCTCTTAATACCCTTTCCTCTGACACTGTTCTTCGTTGTTCGGCACCTCAAAACAAGTCTTGGAATGCCACTATGGCCCGACAAAAGACCCAACTCCCTTTGCGCCCAGCTGGCTCGCAAGTGGGCAAAAAGCCCTGCGTGTTCTTCGCCCAGCAAGGCTGTCGAAATGGTAGCTCCTGCTCATTTTCCCATGATCCAGCCGTCGTCGAGTCAGTGACCAGAATTACCCCCACCAGCGAGCAAGATAGCAAAGCCCCGACATCCAAACCCACCTGCCATTTCTATCTTAAAGGAGCTTGCCTGAAGGGAGATAGCTGCCCCTTTGCTCACCCGGAATTTACCCAACCACTCGTTGCCGAGGAGTATGGGGAGCATTCAACTAATAAAAGACAGGGCCCAGAGAATGTAGGCTCATGCCCATTCTAAAACTAAAGACATTTGCTAATCTCCATATTGTGTAGGATGAATCCGAGAACAAACCCGGCAACTGAATACGCCCGCTCGGCAGAGCGGTTATATAGTTAGGACACGGGGCAGCACTACTGAAGGTATCTCTCCAGTCAGACTTCTCAGCCGTTCGCATCAGTCAATTGCCTGTGGACAGCACACCGGGTCATATCTTTTTAGTCTTCCGCAAACTCGGCTTTGCCGTCTCGATCGACAAAATCCGCTTCACCCTATGTCCCGATCTAACATATCGTGTTACCGATCTCCGCATTGAGGATCCCGCTTTCGCCAGACGGTTCATCAGCATGGCAGATGTCTTCAAAAGATCCTTTGCGGGCAAGAATAGCATCGAAGTCATCGCTATCAACGCGCCGATGCCAGGGGGGTCAGGAATGCACAGGGTTGAATGTAAAAAGGTCCTGTGCTCTTAGTACCAGCCGTTCAAGACGGTGTGGCTCAATTTCACATCGCCGGGCTTGGCCGAGATAGTCCACGAGAAGTACACGAGTAGCAGGTGGAGAGTTCTCAATATACCTATTATAAGTCACGCGCCTAAGAGGAGTAAAGCGTGGACGACAGTCATGCTCACCGAAGTCCCTGCCGAGGCTACCGAAGACGATGTCAAGAAGTCGATCCCGGCGAGCATATCGCCTAGAAACGTGCAGACTGGGACCCGAGCTTTAGCTACGACGCTGAGACGGCAAATGCTCTTGTTAAGTCTAGGCTAATGGACGTTAGACCGCTCGAGTGGTGGGAGGATGCCGTGTTTGGAGGCAAGCGTGCTAAGGCGAAGGCTCGGTTTCAGGACGATAGCGATGCTGCCAAGGCGGCCTCCCTGCTCGACGGATGGGAGCTACCATTCCacaagaagggcaagctTACTGTTCAGGCCATCTATTCTACACGATTCTAGGTCCAAGAGCGGATCTATCGAGCCATCAAGCCTATCATCGAGGAACAAAGCACAACGTGGCCGGCAAAAAAATTATACTTATTTTAGTAATTAGGAGAGAATAAAGTATAACCGGTCCCAGTTACATAGGTTAtacgtaattaaaataaatatttttacGGTTAACTTCTCGTACCGGAGAATATATAAAGGATTTTAAGAGATCGAGCTAGACATAAAAacaatatatatatttaatataattaaaattactttatctttattaaaaTGCTTTAGCTTACTTAACTTAATTCTAGTATAAGTAAGACTTTGTATTAAGTAGGGCGGCACCTAAATTTTATGGTAAGTAGACGGATTTagattatatattttaagTATCCTAACGTACGATCCTGCTTCCACACAGTAACTAagacttttttctttcaaaAGCTATAGCTTTAAAGAATAATTCTACTATCTCGCAATGCTTTACGAAGtctaatattaatttaattagtacAATCCTTTAgtatatattacttatatttctttttaataatacgaaatagcttttataatagtttaactgTAGTAATTAAGCTCGCGAGAGCGGCAATTAATATTAAGGAACTAGGAAGGTATAAGGCTATAAGTTTTAATGAAATAAGATAAAGTACCTATATATAACGGGTCTAAATCTTATGCCGAGTAGGTGTTTTATATGACGATTAGACCGTTTGTTTTATTTGGGAATGCTTCTAGTTAAAGTGTTTAACTTGGACATTCCGAAATGCAATTCTAGCCTCTACTAACAGGGCAGAGGGGTAGGGTAGCAGAGGCAGTCTAGGTATACACCCCACTAAAATCCAAAAGGAGCAACGTATTTCCTTCGACCTGGCAGAACAGATATCCTTTAGTAGTTACTTGATGTGGTGGTTAACGAGTCGAAAACCCACCATAGCTAAAAGCCAGCAGAGAACTGTCGCTACTTATGCCTCGATGAGGTAGCTTTGAAGCAAAGCAATGAAGGAGAAGACTAGTAAGTCATACTCGTCGGGCCTTGCGAGAAGTAACATCATGGCTTCTTTAATCGTCGAAAAGTCTTTTTTAATAAGTTCATTATTTTgatagttttttttatttagttttatttaatttataagCTTTTTGATTTAATTGAATGTTTAGGaaattaaaggtattataaataatttattctGCTTTAGAAAATATTACAATTAATTAATTTCGGGATTTTTAAAATTATGATTACACTTAAAGTTATGGAAAGTTTGTAAGTTGATTGGTTTTTAATTATTTGAAAAATTAATTGGAGAGTTATTTGGAGAGTTTCCAAGATGAGTTTATAgcgaaaataatttaaatatatttaagttaaactaaatatctttttcagaatttagttaattaaagtttaaaatATATGAACTTTTTTTGGAGAAGGTTTCAGGTAAATTTAGTTATTGAATTGTTTTAGGGATAAAAGATTATATGTTTGAAAGGTTTAGAATAAATACATTTAGAAGGATTTTCGGCTTCCTCGAGCGACTTATATCCGGTGGTGGCCGAAATTTCGACTAAGATGGCAATGTTGCCCCAGTGGGTGTTCCTAGGCGAAAGTCGGATCACACTGGACTACCTAAAGCGGCAGAATTGGCCTGAGAAGTGAAATGTCACAGACGCTCAGTAAGCACCATGGCAACTGTCCGCCCGCGACACGAACTGACCTGCAGGCACATGCCTTTCCAGGTAGCATTTTCCCACAAAGTGAGTAAGGCGTATCATTAgcttctcatcatccataCCGTTACCAATGTGACGTCGTATACTGGTGACACCAACGAGGCTTTACTCGTATCGAAAACAGCGTCCTTCGCCATCATGCGATCTCATTCTCATCAATTCCCGCATATAAAGCTGAAGGCATGACATGCAAACGATCCaactcaccatcatcacagaTCGGACCGACACAATCTTGTCTTCGAATTTATCCGACAAACCCCCGAGAATTGCAACCATGCACTCGTACCTCCTTCTTGCCAGCTTTCTAGGCCTCGCCTCGGCCGCGCCCACCTCATCTACTGACATTCCAAGACAATGGACCCCTCAGGAGCCAGGCTCCATCCCTCGTCATTCCGGTGCCCGTGGCTTCCGTCTCCGCGTCAACGTCACCGACCCCTCCCTTGACCTTACTCCCCCCGTCCAcaacctttttctttccaccGCTCACATCGGCCCGGCCCAGAACCGCGCCGTAGTTAGCTATTCCGGTCCCATTTTCTACCAAAACGGTAGCTACTCCGACATTGCCAATTACCGTGCTGGTATTCTCACCGATGCGGGCCCGCCCGAGTCACCCTTCCCGGAATCCATCCAGTACCAACAAGGCAGCGATGACACCAAGGGTAGCGAGCTCTTCATCAATGCTGGCACTCCTGGTGCTGGTACCGCGATCAGCAAGCTGACAATGCCCTACTCCACCTTGCAAATTTTGGAGGGTGCCCCGATTGTGAAATCGTTTATCGTTTGCGGGAACACGACGATTCCTTACTATGGGGGGAGCAGGAAGTTTGAGGTGGTGAACTGGCTTGGGGCAACTAGGGACTCAACTGGCACACATTTGAGGGTTCCAAAGGGCTGTGTTGCTGTCAATCTGGTGCCGGAATGCGCGTATGAGTTTGTTGATTTACCTGAGGGCGCGGCGTATGACAGGACGTTTGTGAATGATGTGCGGTGCTATGAGAGTGTTGCTGCTATTGATTGGAGCAAATATGCTTACTAAGGTGAGGTTCAGGAGAGATTGGGGTGAAGAACActgggaaaagaaggaacaTTGGGTTGTAGACGTTGGGGCCTTAGGGTGGAAGTAATGTCCTGTAATAATTGATTTGGTTGGATTTTGTTgagcttttgctttttgaagttgctttgttgttttttATGTTATTTTGCTGGTCTTGTAAGGCTGAGGTTTGGGCTTGTCACTGTAGCTTTGCTGTGCTTGgatgtttgttgttgtgtttggCTGTTTGCTGCTGTGCTTTATGGCAACGCAGCCACTGGAGAATTAAGctgacggcggcggcatgtggtggtgatggcgtcaAAGGGAAACGACAATGTAAATTGGGACAAGGCACAGAGCTAGAGCCACTAATCATGTGGCCCGTTTCAGTATTGGAAATGGATTCAAGGTTACAGAAATTCTCAAACTCTAGTTGAATAAGGCACTTGAAGAGGTCGCAGCAATATTCGACACAAACACACTAATGGACCACAAAGACAGAAAGGGATAAGAGTGGAAGTATTCGTCGGAAGGAAACTTCAGAGGTGCACCTGGTGTGGAAACGAACAAGCAAAGGGGTAGAGTGGGACAAAAAGAATCAAGTTGGCACGAGACGTGACTTAAACTCACGACGTCTACCCGGTCGGCCGTGGTCCTGTCGCGATCTTGCTCTActaatgatgatgaaggggaTGAGGTTCCAACGATGTCAAGTCAAataccagcagcaacagatgACGAAACACCAAGAATTGGTTAGGAATGGCAAAAAGAGGA is from Podospora pseudopauciseta strain CBS 411.78 chromosome 5 map unlocalized CBS411.78m_5.2, whole genome shotgun sequence and encodes:
- a CDS encoding uncharacterized protein (EggNog:ENOG503P31E) codes for the protein MSNTDGEILPGDPRFQPRLKSQYVLDLGKPDDADCGRGVQETLDVIAALESSGIPCCVVGTKGLVYYGARRVPMNWEICVPTESFNRAITLLTSPPLNEKYEVWHRVLPRPQTLMHTYPRFTLKGVNFFFIIVPEFECLLSPSTDQCERSASGIPYPKLELFAQSLIDLQQYADLDDLVDGMNLEEEWGETNLELDKPPPLEHIREKNDMIARSLPEDMRDVTPLALLSERTRPARDAWRRSVGTKHRRINDELQRHRYLTRFRKVGSKDPRENTDREV
- a CDS encoding uncharacterized protein (EggNog:ENOG503NTYY; COG:O), with amino-acid sequence MLTEVPAEATEDDVKKSIPASISPRNVQTGTRALATTLRRQMLLPLEWWEDAVFGGKRAKAKARFQDDSDAAKAASLLDGWELPFHKKGKLTVQAIYSTRF
- a CDS encoding uncharacterized protein (EggNog:ENOG503P7HM); protein product: MQTIQLTIITDRTDTILSSNLSDKPPRIATMHSYLLLASFLGLASAAPTSSTDIPRQWTPQEPGSIPRHSGARGFRLRVNVTDPSLDLTPPVHNLFLSTAHIGPAQNRAVVSYSGPIFYQNGSYSDIANYRAGILTDAGPPESPFPESIQYQQGSDDTKGSELFINAGTPGAGTAISKLTMPYSTLQILEGAPIVKSFIVCGNTTIPYYGGSRKFEVVNWLGATRDSTGTHLRVPKGCVAVNLVPECAYEFVDLPEGAAYDRTFVNDVRCYESVAAIDWSKYAY